From Trypanosoma brucei gambiense DAL972 chromosome 5, complete sequence:
CACAGTCGGATGTGCGGCAGTACCAACTGAGTACTGTAGCTGAGCATTGTGGTGTTGTGGAGGCCTTCACAGTGTTGAACAGCAACGGTCGCGAGAGGCGCGTGCGATTGCGGCACATTCCCGAGTGTCGCGACATGATGAAGTGCCCACTAAGCGGTAATTTGCACCGCCGGTGGTGCCCGCTAATTCGGTTAGTCTAAGTGACTTGTCATCTCTTCGTCTTGTGCGTACGTGTGCATACGCACTGGCGTGTTTGATGCAGCAGTGGTGAATTTTAACAACTCGGTTACACGGGTTGGTACATTTTTGTataagggagggaagggtgATCAGAGAAGACGGGatgccttttcctttcggCTCTGTTATGGTGGCTGCTGCATGCATCAACTTTGATGGGTAAAAGGTGTGGGTGGAGAATCTAAACCAGGTCGTAAATATATGGTcgcataaacacaaatgtATGAAtgacgctgctgctgctaaccctatcgttttttttgtgcatttcttttatataattgttccttcttttcgtgCATGTTTCGTTTGCCATTTGTTGCTGTAGGATCGGTGtggacgttttttttttttaattatcatAAACAAAGTTGACAAAGATAAAAGTAGTGAATTTTCAAAGTTTTCTCTATTTCATTAAGTGCATATACAAGAGAGACTCGTTCATAACGAAGGTTGTATCACCCTGTCATCAGGAGAAGAACTGAGGCGTGAAGATATCCCAGGGAAGTTATACCATCCGATAGCAGTACTGCAACCCTTCAAGTAACTCTACAATTCTGTTTATTCCTCTACAGCTATTTGCGTCTACCCACTACTGAAATGTTATTTGACTGCACTTTGCTGTCGTTGCTCGGTGCCATGGTAGCAGCTATTGGCCTCTACCGCGTGGTTCAGTTTGTACATTTAACTTTCTTCAGTACCGGCCACGACCTCAAACGTCGCTACTCCAAAGCTGGAGATTGGGCAGTCGTAACTGGTGGGACGGAAGGTATTGGTCGGGCAGTGGCACTTGACCTCGCCAATCGTGGCTTTAATGTTTGCGTCATCTCCCGCACACAATCAAAGCTGGACGAGGTGGTAGCCGAAATTGAGAAATGCGGCACAAGGGGGCACTCCATCGCTTTCGACTTTGCAACCGCTGGTGAGGCGGAGTACAAAATGCTTTTTGCGAAATTGGATTCGCTAGCGGTTGGGCTACTGGTTAACAACGTCGGTGTGAATTACACTTACGCCAACTACTTTGATGAAGCGGATTTGGTGGATGACTTGCGTATCATTAAGGTCAACTGTGAGGCCACCACACGAATGACAAAGTTCTTTGCGCCGCGGATGAAGGCCCGCCGTGCCGGTGGAATTGTGCTGCTCGGTTCCTTCTCTGCAGTTACTCCAGCGCCTCTGCTCGCAACGTACGCCGGCACGAAGGCATTTAACGTTTCATTTGGCGATGCCCTTTTCTACGAACTCAAGAAGTTTGGTGTGGATGTTTTGGTTGTGACACCAAATCTTGTTGTCAGCAGAATGACGCAAGGCGCAAGCACCCGGGCACCGAAGGAAACGTTCCTTACCGTAGGCGCGGCTGCCATGGCGCGTCAAACGTTGAATCAACTCGGTGTTGTGAACCGCACCGCCGGCCACCGAAACCACATTATCATCGAAGCCATCGCCCGTCTCTTGCCCGAGTCTTTGCGTGGTGAAAAGATGTTGGCAATGCACGAAAGCATTAAGAAACGAGCAGAGCGCAAGGCGAAACAGTAAGAacagatgaagaagagggtagggggggggaatatatatatatacatatatttatttatttatataaagaaaaacaaatggtGCAGAATAACGACTACAGCTGCGACCCCAACAGCGAAAATGTGATACGAGCTGGCGGCACACAagacaaataaaagggaaaaagttgTGAATAatagaggggagggggagagaggggggggggaaaaaacatggCATTTTGTGACACCAAAAGTGATTCAGGGGAAAGGTATGACAATAGCATGAAGTACGGAATTCACAGCGCCTTGACTGCGCAGGATTCTTTTCATAccctttctctccctttttttttttaccttttcttttcttttccttttcccatgccccttctttttctgtctttccGTCACCatctatattttttttgtttgtattttcaaCGGCGCGGCACACTTGAGCAATTGGAACAACTCACGCAGCGGTTGGAGGGGAATTAGCtgcttttcatttatttcaatGCTTCTCcatccgtttttttcttttttttctttttgctgcttctacTACACACCGGaaatagaaa
This genomic window contains:
- a CDS encoding T. brucei spp.-specific protein — its product is MLFDCTLLSLLGAMVAAIGLYRVVQFVHLTFFSTGHDLKRRYSKAGDWAVVTGGTEGIGRAVALDLANRGFNVCVISRTQSKLDEVVAEIEKCGTRGHSIAFDFATAGEAEYKMLFAKLDSLAVGLLVNNVGVNYTYANYFDEADLVDDLRIIKVNCEATTRMTKFFAPRMKARRAGGIVLLGSFSAVTPAPLLATYAGTKAFNVSFGDALFYELKKFGVDVLVVTPNLVVSRMTQGASTRAPKETFLTVGAAAMARQTLNQLGVVNRTAGHRNHIIIEAIARLLPESLRGEKMLAMHESIKKRAERKAKQ